A DNA window from Fibrobacterota bacterium contains the following coding sequences:
- the tgt gene encoding tRNA guanosine(34) transglycosylase Tgt, whose amino-acid sequence MTSPLPFFTVEHAPACDLLDRAGGLHRFAAWDGAMLTDSGGFKVWSLETLRTINERGVEFRSHIDGSKHLFTAESVMEAQRKIGADIIMAFDECTPYPSTMEQAEASLGLTQRWTERALEWLAKNPERHGYRQRFFGIVQGGMHEEARARAIGHIAALDTDGIALGGLSVGEPAEMMYRIAGMCAPLMPPGKPRYVMGVGTPSNLLTLVGLGIDMFDCVLPTRNARNGTVYTWDGALHYKAARHAQEIDEPFDRRCACYTCKTFSRAYLRHLFVAGEILALELATLHSLHFYQDLMREARARIRSGDFDAWSADLIRRWTAPSQPV is encoded by the coding sequence ATGACGTCCCCTCTCCCCTTCTTCACCGTGGAACATGCCCCCGCTTGCGATCTCCTGGATCGGGCGGGGGGCTTGCATCGCTTCGCCGCCTGGGACGGGGCCATGCTGACCGACTCGGGAGGCTTCAAGGTCTGGAGCCTGGAGACCTTGCGCACCATCAACGAGCGCGGCGTGGAGTTCCGCTCGCATATCGACGGTTCGAAGCATTTGTTCACCGCGGAATCGGTGATGGAGGCGCAGAGGAAGATCGGCGCCGATATCATCATGGCTTTCGACGAGTGTACGCCCTATCCCAGCACGATGGAGCAGGCCGAAGCTTCCTTAGGGCTGACCCAGCGATGGACCGAACGCGCGCTGGAATGGCTGGCCAAGAACCCGGAACGGCACGGTTATCGCCAGCGTTTTTTCGGCATCGTCCAGGGAGGGATGCACGAGGAGGCGAGGGCACGGGCCATCGGGCATATCGCCGCCCTGGATACGGACGGCATCGCCCTGGGAGGATTGAGCGTAGGCGAGCCGGCGGAAATGATGTACCGCATCGCAGGCATGTGCGCGCCCCTCATGCCCCCCGGCAAACCGCGCTACGTCATGGGCGTGGGGACGCCGTCCAATTTGCTGACCTTGGTAGGCTTGGGCATCGACATGTTCGATTGCGTCCTACCGACGCGCAATGCGCGCAACGGCACGGTCTACACCTGGGATGGGGCTTTGCACTACAAGGCCGCCCGCCATGCCCAGGAAATCGATGAACCCTTCGATCGGCGTTGCGCATGCTACACCTGCAAAACCTTTTCGCGCGCTTATCTTCGGCATTTGTTCGTCGCCGGGGAAATCCTCGCCCTCGAATTGGCGACCTTGCATAGCCTGCATTTCTACCAGGATCTCATGCGGGAAGCCCGCGCGCGGATCCGCTCGGGGGATTTCGACGCCTGGAGCGCGGATTTGATCCGGCGTTGGACCGCGCCGTCCCAGCCCGTTTGA
- a CDS encoding YkgJ family cysteine cluster protein — MRSAAARLRAACDLRPDPPSDAAAYRTLLAELDAVMPDFYRCYDAYVTEVLRTGASAPSCSRGCSHCCSHYVSSVEPYESIFLHGRIARGPAYPSQIIGLHRRTTLFHSLRKESDGELAEDKALYRYYLRAVPCPFLGADGACGVYASRPMSCRMFFSLSDPAFCKGRAVVDVRNRNFLIELPEDIEADLGRAAAALSSYALPESLFEGLLEANGAFGRFEPDPS; from the coding sequence TTGAGATCCGCCGCGGCCCGGTTGCGCGCCGCTTGCGATCTCCGTCCCGATCCGCCCTCCGATGCCGCGGCTTACCGGACCCTGCTCGCGGAATTGGACGCCGTCATGCCCGATTTCTACCGCTGCTACGACGCCTACGTAACCGAGGTGTTACGGACGGGGGCTTCCGCGCCGTCCTGCTCGCGCGGATGCTCCCATTGTTGCAGCCACTACGTCTCCTCGGTGGAGCCCTACGAATCGATCTTCCTGCATGGACGTATCGCGCGGGGCCCGGCTTACCCTAGCCAGATAATCGGACTGCATCGGCGCACGACCCTATTCCATTCCCTCCGGAAAGAATCGGACGGTGAGTTGGCGGAGGACAAGGCGCTATACAGGTACTATCTGCGCGCGGTCCCTTGCCCCTTCCTGGGGGCCGACGGCGCGTGCGGCGTCTACGCGTCCCGGCCGATGAGTTGCCGGATGTTCTTCAGCCTCTCCGATCCCGCCTTCTGCAAGGGACGCGCCGTGGTCGACGTGCGCAACCGGAATTTCCTGATCGAATTGCCGGAAGACATCGAAGCCGATCTGGGGCGCGCAGCGGCCGCGCTTTCGTCTTATGCGCTTCCCGAGTCCCTCTTCGAGGGCCTGCTCGAAGCGAACGGCGCCTTCGGGCGATTCGAGCCCGACCCTTCCTGA